Below is a genomic region from Chthoniobacterales bacterium.
TACCGCACGGTGGCGGATTGGAAGGATCGCTACGCCGGCCGGCTGACCCGGGACCGCGTGTATTCGCGCGGGCTGGCGGCGTGGCGGGAGCTGCTCATCTGGCTGCCGCCGGGTTACGCCACGCATCCCGACCAGCGGTTTCCCGTGCTGTATTTCAACGATGGCGCGAACGTGTTCGATCCCGAGACGAGCCCGATCACGAAGGTGGACCTTGCGGTCGACGAGTGGGTGCGGCGCCTCGTGGCGGAGCGGTCGATGCGAGAGTGTCTCGTGGTCGGGATCTGCCATCCCGACGGATTTGCGGATGGGATGCGAAGCGAGCGGGAGGTCGACCTGTCGGTGGAACTCGGCGGCGCGGCCTACGCGCAATTTCTGGCCACGGACCTCGTGCCGGCGATCGACCAGCGCTATCGGACGGTCCCGAAAGCCGAGGCGCGGCTCATTGGCGGGACGGCCCTGGGCGGACTGAACGCGTTTTACACCGCGCTCCACCATCCGGATGTCTTTGGCCGGATGCTTGGCCTGTCGACGATCTTTGGGGATCTGTCGGGAGACGAGGGCGGTGGCAAATGCGGCGCATTGCGGATGCTGGCCGGTCGCGCGGACCTGCCGGCCGGGTCACGCTTCTATTTCGATCACGGCACCGAGGGGCCGGATGCCGGACTCGGTGATTGTCACCGCGAGCTTGCGGAGCTTCTGCGCGCCCGGGGATGGGAGGATGGCCGGGAATTTCGCATCCTGCGCGTGATCGGCGGCCGGCACGACGAGGCGTCGTGGCGCACGCGGCTGGGGGACGCGCTGCGCTTCCTTGCGGGCTAGGCGCGGGCGGCGGCGAGCTCGGTGCCCCGGGGACGGACCGTGAAATGCATGATGCCGAGGAAGATGCCGGTGAAAAGGAGGTCGCTCGCGAGGGAGTAGGTAAAGAAAATCCAGGTCGGCGGGAAACCGGGGACGCCGACGGTGAGCGCCTGGATCCAGCCGGCCGGGGACTGGGCGTAGGCGGGGTTGCCGAACCAGGCGAGGGAATTCGTGACGACGTAGAAGAGGGTGGAGTTGGCAATCACCGCGCCAAAGGTGAGCGGCGCCCCGGCGCCGAGGCGGCGCAGGCTGATGCCGGTGGCGACGCCAAGGCCGTAACAGGCGTAGCTCACGAGTTCCACCGGACTGAAGAGCGCGACGCCGTAGTGGAGATTGAGGAGCAGATCCGTGATGGCGAGCGCGACGAGTGGAACGAGCAGGGCGAGCGCGCCGGGCAGCACGAGAGCGCCGCAGACAGCGAGGGCGAGCACCGGCGAGAAATTCGGAAGCTCGGGCAACATCGTCGCGCGGAGAAGACGGAAGCCGGCGGCGAGGGTGATGAGGGAGATCGTCAAGGCCACGGCTGACCTGCGATTCAGGGAATTGAGCGTCGAGTTCATTTGAGGTATTCGTAGCTGCCGACCGGCGCGAACCTCCCGATGTTTACACCTTTCAGACGCGAATCGCGAGTGGATTCGTCGAGGGGGAGAAATCCGCTCGAGCCGTCCGCGTAGCCGACCATGGCGAGCTTCCCGTGGCGAAAGTGAATGGTCCGCTCCCGCTGGTCGAAGCCGTAGAACTCCTCGAGCATCGGGCGCGACGACGAGGCCGGCGATTGGAAGTCGTTGACCTGTGCGGAGGTGGCGAAGACGACCACGCGCGCGGGGTTGCTGAGTTGCCAGTAGGTCATGGTTTGCGTCTTTGCTGACGCGGACCAGCCGCCGCCGATGACGACGTTGTAGCCGATGCCGAGGTAGCCGGACTTGAACTTGGGTTTGAACGCGGAGGCGTGGGCGGCAAAGCTCGGGTCGGGGGTGATGCCCTTTGGCACATAGCCGGCGAGAGGGCTTTGCGAGGGGTCGAACGCGCGGTTGCCTTCGCCGGAGCTCGCGCTGCCGGTCGACTCGAAGCCGAACCAGTAGCGTGTGCCCCGGATGATGCTCCCGTCGTCGCCGGTGAACGACGCGGCGTTCTCACGGTATTTCCAGAAATGGTGGTCGTTGTCAGCGAGGTATTGCGCGCCGCCGACGGAAAGTGAGCGGATGTTCTCCGTGGAAATGGCGAGCGAGGAGGCCTCCCAGACCTTCCAGATGGCCGGGGCGATGAAGACGAACACGATGGCCATCACGACGACGCAGGCGAGCATCTCCATGACGGTGAAGCCGGCTCTACGCATGGCGGGCTCTTCGGTGCCAGAGCAGCGCGAGGCCGCCCAGGACGAGGAGGGCAACCGTGGCCGGCTCGGGCACCGCGGCAACGGCGGCGCCGGGGACGTGCGAGGTGTAGGCCGGATCCGTGATGCTAAACGCATACCAGCCGTTGTTCACGAGAGTGGTGCCGCCGGCCCCGTCGAAACTGCTCGTCCAGGTCGTGGGATAGGAAGAGTTCGCGCTCCCGGTGTAGAATTCCCAGAAGCCGTTATCGAGCCAGCCCTCGGCGTAGTGGTCGGCAGCTTCCGTGGGAAGGGCGTTCGCGGAAGAGAAAGGTGCCTCGGAGCCATTCGCGTTCGTGTTCATGTTCGAGATTCCCGAGATGAAGATGGGCGTGGTGGCGTTGCCGTTCACGTCGACCGCGCCGGAGACGGAAAAGATGCCGTTGCCATTGTTATCATAGCCGACACCGTAGAGCGCCGGGCCGAACGAGGAAGCGCTGTCGATGCGGATAAAGAGGCGCGGATCGGCGGTGGCGATCGTCTGCAGCATATCCCAGGCGGTCATCGTGCCCGTCCATGAGAAGCCCCAGGCGATGGTCGAGGTCGTCTTGCCATCGTTCCAGGAAATGACGAGTCCGGCGCGGTTCGTGCCGGCGCCCCAATAGTTCAGATCGCTGAATCCGGTGACGGCTTGCGAGCGGCCGCTGGTGCAAATGGCGAGGGTGGCGAAAACGGCGATGGCGGCCGCTTTGAGGCGATGGGTTTTCATTGGTCCTTTCGAGATCACGGGAATTTGGAAGGACAGCCTTCCCCCGGTGAAAGGACTACCCCCAACACGGACGCTTGACGCGGCGCCGGTGCCCATTTCAGGGCGGTGTGGTTTTCTCCGCCGGTTCGAGATCGGACTCTGACCGTTGCGCGACAGTGAGGGGATTGCACCCTGCTTTCCTAGGCCGGCGGATTGGTTCGAATGAAAAAGAGCGCTGGCGAGACAGGCCCCGCTGAACAGGCTGGAAGTTGAAACCGGCGGGGATTTTCGGGTCAAGCGTAAAGCCTCCGGCGGCCTCTCCAAAACAAAGACCGCGCCGACACCCACCCGGGCGCCGACGCGGCCTTTCACCCTATGCTAACCAATTGCTATTCCGCCGCGGCGAGGTCCGGGGGCAGGGACTCTTCCTTGGCGGGCGCGAGCGCCATCTTGCCGCAGGCGAACAGCACGCCGCCCACGACCACGTAGGCGAGAGCCACGCCGGGCGTCTGGTTGATGCCGATCGCCTCACCGTGCATGAGGCCGAAGAAGGTGAGCAGGCCGCCGGCGAGGGCAAATCCGGCAGCCTTCAGGAACTCGCGTTCCACGATGTAGACGGTGATCGCGGCCAGCACGACGCCAGCGAGGATCGAGCCGCCGCCGAGGATCGAGAGGCCGTGGTAGAAGATGCCGGTCTGCGCCATCGAGGCGATCATCTCCGGCGTGATCTGGTGGATGCCGGCGACGGAGCCGAGCGAGTTGTCGATCTGGAGTTTGCCCCACGCGGCGAGCGACGGGATGATCGCCATGACGACGGCCGGAGCGTGCTTGTGCGGGCTCTCCTGGAAGGCCTGCGAGCCGATGAGCATGCCGATATAAAGGAGGATGGGCGAGATCGCGACGACCGGGATGAGGGCGGTCATGAGCGAGACGACGCCGAACCACGAGAGCAGGATGACCATCACGCCGGTGGCGGCGGAGTAACCGATGCGGCCGCCCATGGCCTTCCAGCCGGGATGGCCGATGTAGACGGCGTTGATGTAGGGATTGCCCATGAGGCAGCCGATGAGGCTGATCACGCCGTCGGCGGTGAGCACGCGTGTCGTGGGATAGTCGTCTCCGGCGGCGGAGGCGCTCACGACGTTATCCATGGCCTCGACGAGGTCGTAGATGCCGAAGGGAATCGCGGTGACGAGGATGATGCTGAGCAGGCCCCAGTTCAGGCCGCTGAAGATGAGGCCGAGGACTGGCACGGGGGCGGAGAAACCGAAACCGGCGAAGGAGGTCTTCAGCGTTTCGAGGTTCATTCCGCCGAAGTTGAAGCCGAAGAGATTCGACCCCCAGGCGATGAGCGTGCCGGCGGCGATGGCGACGAGGCCGGCGGGAATGCCGCCAAACTTCACTCCGCCGAACCAGCTCACGAGGATGATCGCGAAGCAGACGACGCCGACGAGCGGAGTCATGAACATTTCCAGGGCGGGCTTCATCGAGATGAAGGTGATCGAGACGCCGGCGAGTGCGCCGAGCAGCGCGGCCTTCGGCGTGATCTTTCGAACGATCGGGGCGAGGAAGCCGCCGCCCATCAGGATGAAGCTCTGGATGAACACCCAGACGAGACCGGCCTGCCAGGCCTTCACGGGATCGCCCGTGGCGAGCTTGATCGGGAGCATGATGACCAGCGTGACGATGAACATGTGCGGCACGCTGATCCCCGA
It encodes:
- a CDS encoding prepilin-type N-terminal cleavage/methylation domain-containing protein; its protein translation is MRRAGFTVMEMLACVVVMAIVFVFIAPAIWKVWEASSLAISTENIRSLSVGGAQYLADNDHHFWKYRENAASFTGDDGSIIRGTRYWFGFESTGSASSGEGNRAFDPSQSPLAGYVPKGITPDPSFAAHASAFKPKFKSGYLGIGYNVVIGGGWSASAKTQTMTYWQLSNPARVVVFATSAQVNDFQSPASSSRPMLEEFYGFDQRERTIHFRHGKLAMVGYADGSSGFLPLDESTRDSRLKGVNIGRFAPVGSYEYLK
- a CDS encoding alpha/beta hydrolase-fold protein, which gives rise to MSRIRFEILPPVDRPEEPLVLCGNVPALGEWDAARGLRLRWEGERHVGLIEAETGTALEYKVLRGSWEAEAVDAWGSVPPNARHEVWLDATVYRTVADWKDRYAGRLTRDRVYSRGLAAWRELLIWLPPGYATHPDQRFPVLYFNDGANVFDPETSPITKVDLAVDEWVRRLVAERSMRECLVVGICHPDGFADGMRSEREVDLSVELGGAAYAQFLATDLVPAIDQRYRTVPKAEARLIGGTALGGLNAFYTALHHPDVFGRMLGLSTIFGDLSGDEGGGKCGALRMLAGRADLPAGSRFYFDHGTEGPDAGLGDCHRELAELLRARGWEDGREFRILRVIGGRHDEASWRTRLGDALRFLAG
- a CDS encoding DUF6580 family putative transport protein, whose amino-acid sequence is MNSTLNSLNRRSAVALTISLITLAAGFRLLRATMLPELPNFSPVLALAVCGALVLPGALALLVPLVALAITDLLLNLHYGVALFSPVELVSYACYGLGVATGISLRRLGAGAPLTFGAVIANSTLFYVVTNSLAWFGNPAYAQSPAGWIQALTVGVPGFPPTWIFFTYSLASDLLFTGIFLGIMHFTVRPRGTELAAARA
- a CDS encoding PEP-CTERM sorting domain-containing protein — its product is MKTHRLKAAAIAVFATLAICTSGRSQAVTGFSDLNYWGAGTNRAGLVISWNDGKTTSTIAWGFSWTGTMTAWDMLQTIATADPRLFIRIDSASSFGPALYGVGYDNNGNGIFSVSGAVDVNGNATTPIFISGISNMNTNANGSEAPFSSANALPTEAADHYAEGWLDNGFWEFYTGSANSSYPTTWTSSFDGAGGTTLVNNGWYAFSITDPAYTSHVPGAAVAAVPEPATVALLVLGGLALLWHRRARHA